From Clarias gariepinus isolate MV-2021 ecotype Netherlands chromosome 2, CGAR_prim_01v2, whole genome shotgun sequence, one genomic window encodes:
- the dennd5b gene encoding DENN domain-containing protein 5B isoform X4, whose amino-acid sequence MSASTTASCRFAHYFVLCGLDTDTGLEPDALAGENFDQSPLKRTFKSKVLAHYPENIECNPFDQDAVNMLCMPKGLSFRTQKDCLTPKFHSFIITREDGSRTYGFVHTFYEEVTSTQIRSAMQTLHQMHHAEHASSHTCPSSSSSSSSSSSSMDSLTSSSDEAESLSSACSVNQRCCSSSSYDAEQDTLYVSKALCLITPMPFMHACQRFLSQLHRAVTAQQPPPLPLESYVHNVLFEVPLPPPGRSLKFHGVYEPIVCQRPGVAELPMADFPLGEAFRLLGVENLVQLFTCVLLEMQVLLYSQDYQKLMAVAEGITTLLFPFQWQHVYVPILPASLLHFLDAPVPYVMGLQSKEGTDRSKLELPQEANLCFVDIDNHCLELPEDFPQFPNKAEFIQELSELLLSHGLPLEGGVPSSPPTSSQTRVMGSDPLRNLVDDGRNGNLPSDVVDLLQGNPTLERLQALAKRTGVKVTCLEELVARQKVLGEENTGVLRTGIEEEELRNAKLNVQLREVFAARFVTMFADYEAFVIQNSPDLESWLSNREQMHNFDKTSFLSDQPEPYLPFLCRFIETQMFATFIDNKILSQWEEKEPLLRVFDGRIEKARLYNVRAPSLRSTVYQRCTLLNESAQAIEQRLMKIDHTAIHPHLLDMKIGQGKYQQGFFPKLQSDVLASGPTNNKWSNRTGSAQRRRDWHRQQTDHLGLDNDLKEKYLQEARSLGKNLRQPKLSDLSPAVIAQTNSKFVEGLLKECKMKTKRMLVEKMGREAVALGHGEANITGLEENTLIASLCDLLERIWSHGLQVKQGKSALWSHLRHYQDRMEKMEQQVASSVLHGQDKRRSESSIGLPVLRMSVVQDMRHIQSMGEIKTDVGRARAWIRLSLEKKLLSQHLRQLLSNQAITKKLYKRYAFLRCEEEKEQFLFHLLSLNTVDYFCFTSAFATIMIPYRAVIIPIKKLSNAMTTSNPWVCVSGELGDSGVMQIPKNVLEMTFDCQNLGKLTTVQLGHDNAGLLAKWLVDCVLVRNEITGHTYKFPCGRWLGKGVDDGSLERILIGELVARSNEEEVGWGSKTPPPQRSPSQIRRISISSITSRGSKPTSDQIQEAISEAVNTIVKHFHKPEKERGSLTVLLCGEGGLVGALEQFFYHGFRTARLFQKSVFLWDFIERTVVYMENSDQTTDLQRIGSSCNSLCRYANAINNTSRNLGKDGKFQLLICLGARDRLLTHWLPLLVECPIITRMFEETALLRDNVAVGFLIRVLQSLHDFRITLETSLTKGVEL is encoded by the exons TACTTCGTGTTGTGTGGACTGGACACGGACACGGGCCTCGAGCCGGACGCCTTAGCGG GTGAGAACTTTGACCAGAGTCCCCTTAAACGGACTTTCAAATCCAAAGTTCTGGCTCATTACCCAGAGAACATCGAATGCAACCCTTTTGACCAGGATGCCGTCAACATG CTCTGTATGCCGAAAGGCCTGTCTTTCCGCACTCAGAAGGACTGCCTCACGCCGAAGTTCCACTCATTTATAATCACACGTGAGGATGGCTCTCGCACTTACGGATTTGTACACACCTTCTATGAGGAAGTGACCAGCACTCAAATTCGCTCTGCCATGCAGACTTTGCACCAGATGCACCATGCAGAGCACGCCTCTTCTCACACATGCCCttcatcttcctcctcctcttcatcctcctcatcGAGTATGGACTCATTAACCAGCAGCTCAGATGAAGCAGAGTCTTTGTCCTCCGCCTGTTCTGTGAATCAACGTTGTTGCAGCTCTTCGAGCTACGATGCTGAGCAGGACACGCTGTACGTCTCCAAAGCACTGTGTCTGATCACGCCGATGCCCTTCATGCACGCATGCCAGCGCTTCCTGTCCCAGCTGCACAGGGCTGTCACGGCCCAGCAGCCGCCCCCTCTGCCTTTGGAGAGCTACGTACACAATGTGCTTTTTGAAGTCCCACTCCCACCTCCTGGCCGCTCCTTAAAGTTCCATGGTGTGTACGAGCCCATCGTTTGCCAGAGGCCAGGAGTGGCAGAGCTGCCCATGGCAGATTTTCCTCTGGGAGAGGCCTTTCGGCTGCTGGGGGTCGAGAACCTGGTGCAGCTCTTCACCTGCGTCTTGCTAGAGATGCAGGTTCTGCTTTACTCGCAAG ATTATCAGAAGCTGATGGCGGTAGCAGAGGGCATCACCACACTCCTCTTTCCGTTCCAGTGGCAGCATGTGTACGTGCCCATCCTGCCTGCTTCCCTGCTGCACTTCCTGGATGCCCCTGTGCCCTACGTCATGGGCTTACAGTCGAAGGAGGGCACGGACCGCTCCAAACTGGAACTGCCTCAAGAG GCAAACCTTTGCTTTGTGGATATTGACAACCATTGCTTAGAGCTGCCTGAGGATTTCCCACAATTCCCCAACAAGGCTGAGTTTATCCAGGAACTCAGTGAGCTGCTCCTGAGCCACGGCCTGCCCCTAGAAGGGGGCGTTCCCTCATCTCCGCCTACTTCCTCTCAAACCCGTGTAATGGGGAGCGACCCTCTGAGAAACTTGGTAGATGATGGAAGGAACGGTAACTTGCCGTCTGATGTCGTAGACCTGCTGCAGGGAAACCCGACTCTGGAGCGCCTTCAGGCTCTAGCCAAGCGCACAGGGGTGAAGGTCACCTGTCTGGAGGAGCTGGTGGCCAGGCAGAAGGTTTTAGGTGAGGAGAACACTGGTGTATTGAGGACAGGCATTGAGGAGGAGGAGCTGAGGAATGCCAAGCTGAATGTGCAGCTGAGGGAGGTGTTTGCTGCTCGCTTTGTCACAATGTTTGCTGACTATGAGGCGTTCGTCATTCAGAACTCGCCAGATCTGGAGTCGTGGCTTTCCAACCGAGAGCAGATGCACAACTTTGACAAG ACTTCTTTCCTGTCAGACCAGCCAGAGCCATACCTTCCTTTTCTGTGTCGCTTCATTGAGACCCAAATGTTCGCCACTTTCATCGACAATAAAATCTTGTCCCAGTGGGAGGAAAAGGAGCCCCTCCTTCGTGTGTTTGATGGACGCATTGAGAAGGCCCGCCTCTATAATGTGCGTGCTCCCAGCCTGCGCTCCACCGTTTACCAGAGGTGCACCCTCCTCAACGAGTCCG CTCAAGCCATAGAGCAACGGCTGATGAAAATCGACCACACAGCCATTCATCCGCACTTGTTAGACATGAAGATCGGCCAAGGCAAATACCAGCAGGGCTTCTTCCCTAAATTGCAGTCGGATGTCCTCGCCTCAGGCCCAACCAACAACAA ATGGTCTAATCGCACTGGCTCGGCTCAGCGGCGGAGGGACTGGCACAGACAGCAGACTGATCATCTCGGGCTGGACAATGACCTTAAAGAG AAGTACCTGCAGGAAGCACGTAGCCTGGGGAAAAATCTGAGGCAACCCAAACTGTCTGACCTTTCTCCAGCGGTCATCGCTCAGACCAACTCGAAGTTCGTAGAGGGCTTACTAAAGGAATGCAAAATGAAG ACTAAGCGAATGTTGGTGGAGAAGATGGGTCGAGAGGCCGTTGCTCTCGGCCATGGAGAAGCTAATATCACCGGTCTGGAGGAGAACACGCTCATCGCTAGTCTGTGTGACCTGCTGGAGAGGATATGGAGCCACGGCCTGCAGGTCAAACAG GGAAAGTCTGCATTATGGTCCCATTTAAGGCATTACCAAGACAGAATGGAGAAGATGGAGCAGCAGGTGGCGTCATCAG TGCTTCATGGGCAAGACAAGCGGAGGTCAGAGTCATCCATCGGCCTGCCAGTGTTGCGCATGTCAGTCGTTCAGGACATGAG ACACATCCAGAGCATGGGGGAAATCAAGACTGATGTAGGGAGAGCCCGAGCCTGGATTCGTCTGTCCTTGGAGAAAAAGCTGCTGTCCCAACACCTCAGGCAGCTACTTTCTAATCAAGCTATAACCAA GAAGCTGTATAAGCGCTACGCCTTTCTGCGGTGTGAAGAAGAGAAGGAGCAGTTTCTTTTCCATCTGTTGAGTCTGAACACAGTGGACTACTTCTGCTTTACCAGCGCCTTTGCCACCATCA TGATTCCATATCGTGCTGTCATCATCCCAATCAAGAAGCTGAGCAATGCCATGACCACCTCCAAcccctgggtgtgtgtgtcaggtgaaTTAGGGGACTCCGGTGTCATGCAGATCCCGAAGAACGTTCTGGAAATGACGTTTGAT TGTCAGAACCTGGGGAAGCTGACCACTGTGCAGTTGGGCCACGATAATGCTGGGCTTCTGGCCAAGTGGCTGGTGGACTGCGTATTGGTTCGCAACGAGATTACAGGACACACATACAA ATTCCCTTGTGGTCGGTGGTTGGGGAAAGGCGTGGATGACGGCAGTCTTGAGCGAATCCTTATCGGTGAATTGGTGGCACGGAGCAATGAAGAGGAGGTGGGATGGGGTTCCAAGACTCCGCCCCCTCAACGTTCACCCTCACAAATCCGCCGCATCAGCATCAGCTCCATCACAAGCCGAGGCAGCA AACCAACATCAGATCAGATCCAGGAAGCCATCAGTGAAGCAGTCAACaccattgtgaaacattttcacAAACCAGAGAAGGAG AGAGGAAGCCTGACAGTTCTGCTGTGTGGTGAAGGCGGTCTAGTGGGAGCTCTGGAGCAGTTCTTCTACCATGGCTTCCGGACAGCTCGTCTCTTCCAGAAAAGTGTCTTTTTGTGGGACTTTATAG AGAGGACGGTTGTGTACATGGAGAATTCTGATCAGACAACTGATCTGCAGCGTATTGGTTCGAGCTGCAATTCTCTTTGTCGCTATGCCAACGCTATTAACAACACATCACGCAACTTGGGCAAAGATGGCAAATTCCAGCTTCTCATTTGTCTCGGGGCAAG AGATCGGTTGCTGACTCACTGGCTCCCCCTGCTGGTCGAGTGTCCCATCATCACGCGTATGTTTGAGGAAACGGCGTTGCTGCGTGACAATGTCGCTGTCGGCTTTCTCATCCGTGTTCTACAGTCTTTGCATGATTTCCGCATAACTCTAGAGACATCCCTCACCAAAGGCGTGGAGTTATAG
- the dennd5b gene encoding DENN domain-containing protein 5B isoform X5, producing the protein MLCMPKGLSFRTQKDCLTPKFHSFIITREDGSRTYGFVHTFYEEVTSTQIRSAMQTLHQMHHAEHASSHTCPSSSSSSSSSSSSMDSLTSSSDEAESLSSACSVNQRCCSSSSYDAEQDTLYVSKALCLITPMPFMHACQRFLSQLHRAVTAQQPPPLPLESYVHNVLFEVPLPPPGRSLKFHGVYEPIVCQRPGVAELPMADFPLGEAFRLLGVENLVQLFTCVLLEMQVLLYSQDYQKLMAVAEGITTLLFPFQWQHVYVPILPASLLHFLDAPVPYVMGLQSKEGTDRSKLELPQEANLCFVDIDNHCLELPEDFPQFPNKAEFIQELSELLLSHGLPLEGGVPSSPPTSSQTRVMGSDPLRNLVDDGRNGNLPSDVVDLLQGNPTLERLQALAKRTGVKVTCLEELVARQKVLGEENTGVLRTGIEEEELRNAKLNVQLREVFAARFVTMFADYEAFVIQNSPDLESWLSNREQMHNFDKTSFLSDQPEPYLPFLCRFIETQMFATFIDNKILSQWEEKEPLLRVFDGRIEKARLYNVRAPSLRSTVYQRCTLLNESAQAIEQRLMKIDHTAIHPHLLDMKIGQGKYQQGFFPKLQSDVLASGPTNNKWSNRTGSAQRRRDWHRQQTDHLGLDNDLKEKYLQEARSLGKNLRQPKLSDLSPAVIAQTNSKFVEGLLKECKMKTKRMLVEKMGREAVALGHGEANITGLEENTLIASLCDLLERIWSHGLQVKQGKSALWSHLRHYQDRMEKMEQQVASSVLHGQDKRRSESSIGLPVLRMSVVQDMRHIQSMGEIKTDVGRARAWIRLSLEKKLLSQHLRQLLSNQAITKKLYKRYAFLRCEEEKEQFLFHLLSLNTVDYFCFTSAFATIMIPYRAVIIPIKKLSNAMTTSNPWVCVSGELGDSGVMQIPKNVLEMTFDSAFRAHTHLSIPFKCQNLGKLTTVQLGHDNAGLLAKWLVDCVLVRNEITGHTYKFPCGRWLGKGVDDGSLERILIGELVARSNEEEVGWGSKTPPPQRSPSQIRRISISSITSRGSKPTSDQIQEAISEAVNTIVKHFHKPEKERGSLTVLLCGEGGLVGALEQFFYHGFRTARLFQKSVFLWDFIERTVVYMENSDQTTDLQRIGSSCNSLCRYANAINNTSRNLGKDGKFQLLICLGARDRLLTHWLPLLVECPIITRMFEETALLRDNVAVGFLIRVLQSLHDFRITLETSLTKGVEL; encoded by the exons ATG CTCTGTATGCCGAAAGGCCTGTCTTTCCGCACTCAGAAGGACTGCCTCACGCCGAAGTTCCACTCATTTATAATCACACGTGAGGATGGCTCTCGCACTTACGGATTTGTACACACCTTCTATGAGGAAGTGACCAGCACTCAAATTCGCTCTGCCATGCAGACTTTGCACCAGATGCACCATGCAGAGCACGCCTCTTCTCACACATGCCCttcatcttcctcctcctcttcatcctcctcatcGAGTATGGACTCATTAACCAGCAGCTCAGATGAAGCAGAGTCTTTGTCCTCCGCCTGTTCTGTGAATCAACGTTGTTGCAGCTCTTCGAGCTACGATGCTGAGCAGGACACGCTGTACGTCTCCAAAGCACTGTGTCTGATCACGCCGATGCCCTTCATGCACGCATGCCAGCGCTTCCTGTCCCAGCTGCACAGGGCTGTCACGGCCCAGCAGCCGCCCCCTCTGCCTTTGGAGAGCTACGTACACAATGTGCTTTTTGAAGTCCCACTCCCACCTCCTGGCCGCTCCTTAAAGTTCCATGGTGTGTACGAGCCCATCGTTTGCCAGAGGCCAGGAGTGGCAGAGCTGCCCATGGCAGATTTTCCTCTGGGAGAGGCCTTTCGGCTGCTGGGGGTCGAGAACCTGGTGCAGCTCTTCACCTGCGTCTTGCTAGAGATGCAGGTTCTGCTTTACTCGCAAG ATTATCAGAAGCTGATGGCGGTAGCAGAGGGCATCACCACACTCCTCTTTCCGTTCCAGTGGCAGCATGTGTACGTGCCCATCCTGCCTGCTTCCCTGCTGCACTTCCTGGATGCCCCTGTGCCCTACGTCATGGGCTTACAGTCGAAGGAGGGCACGGACCGCTCCAAACTGGAACTGCCTCAAGAG GCAAACCTTTGCTTTGTGGATATTGACAACCATTGCTTAGAGCTGCCTGAGGATTTCCCACAATTCCCCAACAAGGCTGAGTTTATCCAGGAACTCAGTGAGCTGCTCCTGAGCCACGGCCTGCCCCTAGAAGGGGGCGTTCCCTCATCTCCGCCTACTTCCTCTCAAACCCGTGTAATGGGGAGCGACCCTCTGAGAAACTTGGTAGATGATGGAAGGAACGGTAACTTGCCGTCTGATGTCGTAGACCTGCTGCAGGGAAACCCGACTCTGGAGCGCCTTCAGGCTCTAGCCAAGCGCACAGGGGTGAAGGTCACCTGTCTGGAGGAGCTGGTGGCCAGGCAGAAGGTTTTAGGTGAGGAGAACACTGGTGTATTGAGGACAGGCATTGAGGAGGAGGAGCTGAGGAATGCCAAGCTGAATGTGCAGCTGAGGGAGGTGTTTGCTGCTCGCTTTGTCACAATGTTTGCTGACTATGAGGCGTTCGTCATTCAGAACTCGCCAGATCTGGAGTCGTGGCTTTCCAACCGAGAGCAGATGCACAACTTTGACAAG ACTTCTTTCCTGTCAGACCAGCCAGAGCCATACCTTCCTTTTCTGTGTCGCTTCATTGAGACCCAAATGTTCGCCACTTTCATCGACAATAAAATCTTGTCCCAGTGGGAGGAAAAGGAGCCCCTCCTTCGTGTGTTTGATGGACGCATTGAGAAGGCCCGCCTCTATAATGTGCGTGCTCCCAGCCTGCGCTCCACCGTTTACCAGAGGTGCACCCTCCTCAACGAGTCCG CTCAAGCCATAGAGCAACGGCTGATGAAAATCGACCACACAGCCATTCATCCGCACTTGTTAGACATGAAGATCGGCCAAGGCAAATACCAGCAGGGCTTCTTCCCTAAATTGCAGTCGGATGTCCTCGCCTCAGGCCCAACCAACAACAA ATGGTCTAATCGCACTGGCTCGGCTCAGCGGCGGAGGGACTGGCACAGACAGCAGACTGATCATCTCGGGCTGGACAATGACCTTAAAGAG AAGTACCTGCAGGAAGCACGTAGCCTGGGGAAAAATCTGAGGCAACCCAAACTGTCTGACCTTTCTCCAGCGGTCATCGCTCAGACCAACTCGAAGTTCGTAGAGGGCTTACTAAAGGAATGCAAAATGAAG ACTAAGCGAATGTTGGTGGAGAAGATGGGTCGAGAGGCCGTTGCTCTCGGCCATGGAGAAGCTAATATCACCGGTCTGGAGGAGAACACGCTCATCGCTAGTCTGTGTGACCTGCTGGAGAGGATATGGAGCCACGGCCTGCAGGTCAAACAG GGAAAGTCTGCATTATGGTCCCATTTAAGGCATTACCAAGACAGAATGGAGAAGATGGAGCAGCAGGTGGCGTCATCAG TGCTTCATGGGCAAGACAAGCGGAGGTCAGAGTCATCCATCGGCCTGCCAGTGTTGCGCATGTCAGTCGTTCAGGACATGAG ACACATCCAGAGCATGGGGGAAATCAAGACTGATGTAGGGAGAGCCCGAGCCTGGATTCGTCTGTCCTTGGAGAAAAAGCTGCTGTCCCAACACCTCAGGCAGCTACTTTCTAATCAAGCTATAACCAA GAAGCTGTATAAGCGCTACGCCTTTCTGCGGTGTGAAGAAGAGAAGGAGCAGTTTCTTTTCCATCTGTTGAGTCTGAACACAGTGGACTACTTCTGCTTTACCAGCGCCTTTGCCACCATCA TGATTCCATATCGTGCTGTCATCATCCCAATCAAGAAGCTGAGCAATGCCATGACCACCTCCAAcccctgggtgtgtgtgtcaggtgaaTTAGGGGACTCCGGTGTCATGCAGATCCCGAAGAACGTTCTGGAAATGACGTTTGAT TCTGCCTTTAGGGCTCACACGCACCTCTCCATCCCTTTCAAG TGTCAGAACCTGGGGAAGCTGACCACTGTGCAGTTGGGCCACGATAATGCTGGGCTTCTGGCCAAGTGGCTGGTGGACTGCGTATTGGTTCGCAACGAGATTACAGGACACACATACAA ATTCCCTTGTGGTCGGTGGTTGGGGAAAGGCGTGGATGACGGCAGTCTTGAGCGAATCCTTATCGGTGAATTGGTGGCACGGAGCAATGAAGAGGAGGTGGGATGGGGTTCCAAGACTCCGCCCCCTCAACGTTCACCCTCACAAATCCGCCGCATCAGCATCAGCTCCATCACAAGCCGAGGCAGCA AACCAACATCAGATCAGATCCAGGAAGCCATCAGTGAAGCAGTCAACaccattgtgaaacattttcacAAACCAGAGAAGGAG AGAGGAAGCCTGACAGTTCTGCTGTGTGGTGAAGGCGGTCTAGTGGGAGCTCTGGAGCAGTTCTTCTACCATGGCTTCCGGACAGCTCGTCTCTTCCAGAAAAGTGTCTTTTTGTGGGACTTTATAG AGAGGACGGTTGTGTACATGGAGAATTCTGATCAGACAACTGATCTGCAGCGTATTGGTTCGAGCTGCAATTCTCTTTGTCGCTATGCCAACGCTATTAACAACACATCACGCAACTTGGGCAAAGATGGCAAATTCCAGCTTCTCATTTGTCTCGGGGCAAG AGATCGGTTGCTGACTCACTGGCTCCCCCTGCTGGTCGAGTGTCCCATCATCACGCGTATGTTTGAGGAAACGGCGTTGCTGCGTGACAATGTCGCTGTCGGCTTTCTCATCCGTGTTCTACAGTCTTTGCATGATTTCCGCATAACTCTAGAGACATCCCTCACCAAAGGCGTGGAGTTATAG